From Candidatus Eremiobacteraceae bacterium, one genomic window encodes:
- a CDS encoding class I SAM-dependent methyltransferase: protein MRTTRLRAHRNEPLAMTPQSPYAGLSSDDGRALLAGLSAFSEERATDAAAYARARAIPEVAAAALATAFARRRAIAAGKFSRADVMLFTRAGYEQATSEAVARHRATRFAAYRTVADLCCGIGSDAVALAAVTKCVAAVDFDPDALACARANADALGVGSRVRIAASDALTFDLRGQEAAFADPSRRREGVRVRGGHRYSPALESLLARAAELPGCRLAVKVAPGLTFEDPQLRLSLARAPLEIELVSERGTCKEAVLWCGDLARADGARRATVIDASGIHILDGDPTEKAALRGFGTYVGEPDPAVIRAGLLAAVCDASDAGPMDSRVAYLAADRPAPSPFVRWYPVIEAIPFNVKRVRARLRARNIGHLVVKTRAFPLTPDDVTALLKPEGSEHATLVCTTVREKKWAVLCGTVGA, encoded by the coding sequence ATGCGGACGACGCGGCTGCGCGCGCATCGCAATGAACCGCTTGCGATGACGCCGCAGAGCCCGTATGCCGGTCTTTCGAGCGACGACGGCCGGGCATTGCTGGCCGGATTGAGCGCGTTTTCGGAGGAGCGCGCCACCGATGCCGCGGCCTACGCGCGCGCGCGTGCGATACCCGAGGTGGCAGCCGCCGCGCTTGCCACGGCGTTTGCGCGCCGCAGAGCGATCGCCGCGGGCAAGTTCTCGCGCGCGGACGTCATGCTCTTCACGCGAGCCGGCTACGAACAGGCGACGTCGGAAGCGGTCGCTCGTCACCGCGCGACGCGCTTTGCCGCCTACCGGACCGTGGCCGATCTCTGCTGCGGAATCGGAAGCGACGCGGTCGCACTTGCGGCCGTCACGAAATGCGTCGCCGCGGTCGATTTCGATCCGGATGCGCTCGCCTGCGCGCGCGCCAACGCGGACGCGTTGGGTGTCGGATCTCGCGTCCGGATCGCGGCGAGCGACGCCCTGACGTTTGATCTGCGCGGGCAAGAAGCCGCATTTGCCGACCCATCGCGGCGCCGAGAAGGCGTTCGCGTGCGCGGCGGGCACCGGTACTCACCGGCCCTTGAGTCGCTGCTGGCGCGCGCGGCCGAACTGCCCGGCTGCCGGCTCGCGGTGAAAGTCGCGCCCGGCCTGACCTTCGAGGATCCACAGCTGCGTTTATCGCTCGCGCGCGCGCCGCTTGAGATCGAACTCGTGTCCGAACGCGGCACGTGCAAGGAAGCGGTGTTGTGGTGCGGCGATCTCGCCCGGGCCGACGGCGCGCGGCGAGCGACGGTGATCGATGCCTCGGGCATACACATTCTCGACGGCGACCCTACCGAAAAAGCGGCTTTGCGGGGTTTCGGCACATACGTGGGCGAGCCGGACCCAGCCGTCATCCGCGCCGGATTGCTAGCCGCCGTGTGCGACGCGTCCGACGCCGGCCCGATGGATTCACGGGTCGCATATCTCGCCGCGGACCGGCCGGCGCCGTCGCCGTTCGTGCGCTGGTATCCGGTGATCGAAGCGATCCCGTTCAACGTCAAGCGCGTCCGCGCGCGGCTTCGCGCTCGCAACATCGGTCATCTCGTTGTGAAGACGCGGGCATTTCCGCTTACGCCCGATGACGTCACCGCATTGCTGAAGCCCGAAGGATCGGAACATGCGACCCTGGTCTGCACGACCGTGCGCGAGAAGAAGTGGGCGGTGCTGTGCGGAACCGTCGGCGCGTGA
- a CDS encoding TonB-dependent receptor, producing MKRTIVAGALLCAALLIASKQSGAADAAPAPAASAASPSPTATPVIKRLDTEIVTAQRHPGTIGSTSRETWVLTAADIERLGAASVADALRFVPGVTVKDTGLTGSLQTVALRGAKSEQTLVLIDGRPINDPDTGAVDFSSLPVNGISRIEVVSGGASTLYGSSAIGGVINIITARPAANSSSAFIQLGYAGAVDEGVTASFNDASSLGIRVDARTTHARDQFDYPAFDALSPGTRTDTDAKIGDVAVAVSRDFGTAHARVRLSDDTQDTGIPGDASFELTPLGRQQRIFDRSDFTLDVPAGGNAWTLQLFADGRRLHVGVPVPSNPAFGFDALDNSTSRGFSVRDSISAGSAQLVTVGYDSRGDTSLFSGLTTKPPTVAADATTAWYVADDLHAPDARFSSSIGLRSERPQGTASTSVPSLGMSERLGGVTLRANYARAFRTPDLDDRYFPFAGNTALRPEYAATFDTGATADFGAGNATLTWFGVDTNNLIVFNPTTFLPVNIAKASVRGMEAQTELKLSAGAHIRFGYTDYPRAADLSALPGTRLLYRPTATGSTEYWRTLGRGSAGLSLAFTGRRYADEANTTALPAYANLSAYVSRPLGRGFGLTVRLDNITGQRVEDTFGYPVLGTTLSVRLTTSQ from the coding sequence TCGGATCGACTTCGCGCGAAACCTGGGTGCTGACCGCAGCGGATATTGAGCGTTTGGGCGCCGCATCGGTCGCCGATGCGCTTCGCTTCGTGCCCGGCGTCACCGTCAAAGATACAGGGTTGACCGGGTCGCTGCAAACCGTCGCGTTGCGCGGAGCGAAATCAGAGCAGACCCTTGTCCTGATCGACGGTCGTCCCATCAACGATCCGGACACGGGGGCGGTCGATTTCTCGTCGCTGCCCGTGAACGGCATCAGCCGCATCGAAGTGGTTTCCGGTGGCGCATCGACGCTTTACGGTTCGAGCGCGATCGGCGGCGTCATCAACATCATCACCGCCCGCCCGGCCGCGAATTCGTCGAGCGCATTCATCCAACTCGGCTATGCGGGCGCCGTGGACGAAGGCGTGACGGCGTCGTTCAACGATGCATCGTCACTCGGCATACGGGTAGACGCGCGCACGACGCACGCCCGCGATCAATTCGACTATCCAGCCTTCGATGCGCTTTCGCCGGGGACGCGGACGGACACTGACGCCAAGATCGGCGACGTTGCCGTCGCTGTCTCGCGCGATTTCGGCACGGCGCACGCTCGAGTCCGTCTCAGCGACGATACGCAAGACACCGGGATCCCTGGCGACGCCTCCTTCGAGTTGACTCCGCTCGGCAGACAGCAGCGCATCTTTGATCGCAGCGACTTCACGTTAGATGTGCCGGCGGGCGGCAACGCGTGGACGCTGCAGCTGTTCGCCGACGGCCGGCGGCTGCACGTCGGCGTTCCCGTGCCGTCGAATCCTGCGTTCGGCTTCGACGCGCTCGACAACTCGACGTCGCGTGGATTCTCGGTTCGCGATTCGATCAGCGCGGGCTCCGCACAGCTCGTGACCGTCGGCTATGATTCGCGCGGCGATACGTCGCTGTTCTCCGGACTGACGACCAAACCACCGACGGTCGCCGCGGACGCCACGACCGCGTGGTATGTCGCCGACGATCTGCATGCGCCGGACGCGCGCTTCAGCAGTTCGATCGGTTTGCGCAGCGAGCGGCCGCAGGGAACGGCGTCGACGAGCGTACCGTCGCTAGGGATGAGCGAACGGCTCGGCGGCGTGACGCTGCGCGCGAACTACGCGCGCGCCTTTCGCACGCCCGATCTCGACGACCGCTACTTTCCGTTCGCCGGCAATACCGCATTGCGGCCGGAGTATGCAGCCACGTTCGACACCGGCGCGACCGCGGATTTCGGAGCGGGCAACGCGACGCTGACGTGGTTCGGCGTCGATACGAACAATCTCATCGTATTCAATCCGACGACGTTTCTGCCGGTCAACATCGCGAAGGCGAGCGTGCGCGGCATGGAAGCACAGACCGAACTCAAGCTTTCGGCGGGCGCGCACATCCGCTTCGGGTATACCGACTATCCGCGCGCCGCCGATCTCAGCGCGCTGCCTGGGACGCGCCTTCTCTATCGTCCGACTGCCACCGGATCGACTGAATATTGGCGTACGCTCGGCCGCGGCAGCGCGGGATTGAGTCTCGCGTTCACCGGCAGACGCTACGCCGATGAGGCGAACACCACCGCCCTGCCCGCGTATGCGAATCTCAGCGCCTACGTCTCGCGGCCGCTCGGTCGAGGGTTCGGCCTCACCGTGCGTCTCGACAACATCACCGGCCAGCGGGTCGAAGATACTTTCGGCTACCCGGTGCTTGGCACGACGTTAAGCGTCCGGCTGACGACGTCGCAGTGA
- a CDS encoding NTP transferase domain-containing protein produces MIDAVITAGGRLPPDLAGRFGTDVKACVSIGGSTMLARTIEALRGVHEVARIVVVGPEAARGMADADEFILERATGEENLLAALRAASGDRTVFCASDMPFVSTRALADLLERAPADACAVYPIFTRDEFEREYPKGRSSFATLADGAWTGASAFVVRAAALLHSERIVTRAFGARKNLSALAALFGPMLTIAYLRGALRVADIEARASALFGAPVVALRGADPALALDCDDAADFDYAEALLARTPP; encoded by the coding sequence GTGATCGATGCGGTAATCACGGCCGGCGGGCGTCTGCCGCCCGATCTTGCAGGACGGTTCGGCACCGACGTCAAGGCTTGTGTGAGCATCGGCGGCAGCACCATGCTCGCGCGCACCATCGAAGCATTGCGTGGAGTTCACGAAGTGGCGCGGATCGTCGTCGTGGGACCCGAGGCCGCCCGCGGCATGGCCGACGCGGATGAGTTCATACTCGAACGCGCTACCGGTGAGGAGAATCTGTTGGCCGCCCTGCGCGCCGCGAGCGGTGATCGGACTGTGTTCTGCGCGTCGGACATGCCGTTCGTCTCCACGCGCGCCCTGGCGGATCTGCTCGAGCGGGCGCCCGCGGACGCGTGCGCGGTCTATCCCATTTTCACGCGCGACGAATTCGAGCGCGAATATCCGAAGGGCAGGTCGAGCTTTGCGACGCTCGCCGATGGAGCCTGGACCGGCGCGAGCGCGTTCGTGGTGCGTGCGGCGGCTCTCTTGCACAGCGAGCGCATCGTGACGCGCGCGTTCGGTGCACGAAAAAACCTATCGGCGCTCGCCGCCCTTTTCGGTCCGATGCTGACGATTGCGTACTTGCGCGGCGCGCTTCGCGTCGCCGACATCGAGGCGCGCGCGAGCGCGCTGTTCGGGGCGCCGGTCGTCGCATTGCGCGGCGCCGACCCTGCCCTCGCGCTCGATTGCGACGATGCCGCGGATTTCGACTATGCCGAAGCGCTGCTCGCCCGGACGCCACCATGA
- a CDS encoding helical backbone metal receptor: MSVKRAAVGAALLLATTCSCAPHAPPSSGAARESRLISLAPSLTEIVYAVGCGAYLVGDTAYDDYPAAARALPHVGDVRTADLERVAQLRPTAVLALHDEEAEASPIEHRLGVPVEYMPNRDLRDLDGDIVGVGHACGRQEQAATLKDLLDRRIAAIRARALKSPPHVRVLYLLGLPGYAAGPHSFLNDMIVAAGGVNVAATADEPYPNLSAESVVKMDPDVIIVARDTPFGADARSREPWRSLRAVRTGRVLRPPSDDIMERDGPRIVDGLDWLQHVLAR; this comes from the coding sequence GTGAGCGTCAAGCGCGCGGCCGTCGGCGCCGCATTGCTGCTCGCGACGACGTGTTCGTGCGCGCCGCATGCGCCGCCATCTTCCGGCGCTGCACGCGAGTCCCGGCTGATCTCGCTCGCGCCATCGCTCACCGAGATCGTCTATGCCGTGGGATGCGGCGCCTACCTCGTCGGCGACACGGCATACGACGACTACCCTGCAGCCGCCCGCGCTTTGCCTCACGTCGGCGACGTGCGCACCGCGGACCTGGAACGCGTCGCCCAGCTGCGTCCAACCGCGGTCCTGGCATTGCACGACGAAGAGGCCGAAGCGTCGCCGATCGAGCACCGGCTCGGCGTGCCGGTCGAGTATATGCCCAATCGCGACTTGCGCGATCTCGATGGCGACATCGTCGGTGTCGGCCATGCGTGCGGCCGTCAAGAGCAGGCGGCGACGCTGAAGGATCTCCTCGATCGCAGGATCGCCGCGATACGGGCGCGCGCGCTCAAATCGCCGCCGCACGTGCGCGTGCTTTATCTCCTGGGACTTCCCGGTTATGCCGCCGGTCCACATTCGTTCTTAAACGATATGATCGTGGCCGCCGGCGGGGTGAATGTCGCGGCCACCGCGGATGAGCCCTATCCCAATCTGAGCGCGGAGTCTGTCGTGAAGATGGACCCGGACGTGATCATTGTTGCCCGCGATACGCCATTCGGCGCAGACGCCCGATCGCGCGAGCCGTGGCGCAGTCTGCGAGCGGTGCGCACCGGCCGCGTGCTCCGCCCTCCGTCCGACGACATCATGGAGCGCGACGGTCCGCGCATTGTGGATGGGCTCGACTGGCTGCAGCACGTGCTCGCTCGCTGA
- a CDS encoding ABC-F family ATP-binding cassette domain-containing protein has product MEWIRFGGIERYYGAQRVLGGATGVLRDAEKIGLVGPNGAGKSTLLRILAGLDAPDGGAVVRARGTRIGYVGQEASQHSHGSLREALEIAVAAVRAHERELRALEQAMSGENGDVALAHLLEKYARARDEFERHGGEGFERRMRSMIAAFGFATEDLDRSTEEFSGGQRTRAALARVLLEDPDVLLLDEPTNHLDIEATRWLEQLIARDRRAFVIISHDRYVLDHVATGIWDLERGEITAYTRGRDEGAYSAFVAERLRKDELAQAEYERYAAERVRRQAVIAELRTHGSHNYAQVRSREKQLAKFDAPDAPRRRAKKIAVKLASSSARRDGIDLAVDGLSKAYGAPLFAGLEFDLAHGERLAVVGPNGSGKSTLLKILAGLAPADSGDVNFRSGVKPSYFSQDSAAALDIGMRAVDAVGEEAGVLPQRARALLGAMGLGGDAADKKVESFSGGERRRIMLARLMARDADCLLLDEPTNDLDIASREALEHALDGYGGSIVVVSHDRYLLARIADRVLSLRDGEWTLGDGGYEAYESRRAAEAQASLATPAAEIVRDEPAPPVSQARLSKNRRVSLEQESARLEAEIVRLDARRADIEERFASPEISRDGKRVRSLRSELDEIDRAATAALAAWELAVEALDADDAAARASQ; this is encoded by the coding sequence ATGGAATGGATCCGGTTCGGCGGCATCGAGCGCTACTACGGCGCACAGCGCGTTCTTGGCGGAGCGACGGGCGTTCTTCGCGACGCCGAAAAGATCGGCTTGGTAGGCCCGAACGGCGCCGGCAAGTCGACGCTGCTGCGCATTCTCGCGGGTCTCGATGCGCCGGACGGCGGCGCAGTCGTGCGCGCGCGCGGCACCCGGATCGGATACGTAGGCCAAGAAGCGTCGCAGCACTCGCACGGCTCGCTTCGCGAAGCGCTCGAGATCGCCGTCGCCGCCGTGCGCGCACACGAACGAGAGCTTCGCGCCCTCGAGCAAGCGATGTCGGGGGAGAACGGCGACGTCGCGCTCGCGCATCTGTTAGAGAAATACGCCCGCGCACGAGACGAATTCGAACGGCACGGCGGCGAAGGTTTCGAACGCCGCATGCGCTCGATGATCGCAGCGTTCGGCTTTGCGACCGAAGACCTCGACCGCTCCACCGAAGAGTTCTCGGGTGGCCAGCGCACGCGTGCGGCGCTGGCACGCGTCTTGCTCGAAGACCCGGACGTGCTGCTGCTCGACGAACCCACAAACCATCTCGATATCGAGGCGACCCGCTGGTTGGAACAACTGATCGCGCGCGACCGCCGCGCGTTTGTCATCATCTCGCACGATCGCTACGTGCTCGATCACGTCGCCACAGGCATCTGGGATCTGGAGCGCGGCGAGATCACGGCGTACACGCGAGGCCGCGACGAGGGCGCGTATAGCGCCTTTGTCGCAGAGCGCCTCCGCAAAGACGAACTCGCTCAAGCCGAATACGAGCGGTATGCGGCGGAGCGCGTACGCCGGCAGGCGGTCATCGCAGAGTTGCGCACGCACGGGTCGCATAACTACGCGCAAGTGCGAAGCCGCGAAAAGCAGTTGGCGAAGTTCGATGCGCCGGATGCGCCGCGGCGGCGGGCGAAAAAAATCGCCGTCAAGCTCGCGTCGTCAAGCGCGCGGCGCGATGGCATCGACCTCGCGGTCGACGGCCTTTCAAAAGCGTACGGTGCGCCGCTGTTCGCCGGACTCGAGTTCGACCTCGCACACGGCGAGCGGCTTGCCGTCGTCGGGCCGAACGGATCGGGAAAGTCGACGCTCTTGAAGATCCTCGCGGGCCTCGCGCCGGCAGATTCGGGCGACGTTAATTTTCGCTCGGGCGTGAAGCCGTCGTACTTTTCGCAAGATTCGGCCGCGGCGTTGGACATCGGGATGCGCGCGGTGGACGCAGTCGGCGAAGAAGCGGGCGTGCTGCCGCAACGGGCGCGAGCGCTTCTCGGCGCGATGGGTCTAGGCGGCGACGCGGCCGACAAAAAGGTCGAGTCGTTCTCGGGCGGCGAGCGGCGGCGCATCATGCTCGCCCGTCTGATGGCGCGCGATGCGGATTGCCTGTTGCTCGATGAGCCTACGAACGATCTCGATATCGCGAGCCGCGAGGCGCTCGAGCATGCGCTCGACGGATACGGTGGATCGATCGTCGTGGTCTCGCACGACCGGTACTTGTTGGCGCGCATCGCCGACCGGGTGCTCAGCCTTCGCGACGGCGAGTGGACGCTGGGCGACGGAGGCTACGAAGCCTATGAATCGCGGCGCGCCGCCGAAGCGCAGGCTTCGCTTGCCACGCCTGCGGCCGAGATCGTCCGAGACGAGCCGGCTCCGCCGGTCAGCCAAGCTCGGCTGTCCAAGAACCGGCGCGTCTCGCTCGAGCAAGAAAGCGCGCGGCTGGAAGCGGAGATCGTGCGTCTCGACGCTCGCCGCGCGGACATCGAAGAACGATTCGCCTCGCCCGAGATCAGCCGTGACGGCAAGCGAGTGCGGTCGTTGCGGTCCGAACTCGACGAGATCGATCGCGCGGCGACCGCGGCCCTCGCCGCGTGGGAACTGGCCGTGGAAGCGCTCGATGCGGACGACGCGGCTGCGCGCGCATCGCAATGA
- a CDS encoding MFS transporter codes for MTADTKANPRNPNPAALSFYWFALEAHWAALLGAALQGQIARFADPSFVGRASAILLGLGALFAIASQYVAGRASDRARRRLPFVVAGTLCDIAALFAFALAPSFIAVIAAFAAVQISLNTANGPYQALIPDRVDPSRHGRASAVMGLFRLGGNAAGFVLARIFVHQPGPGLSIADFQHGLVLLAVAISVLLLAGMLTTVFSIAEQPLSAEAPTGTAAVPPEFWTHKKSFVALLVSRSLVSLGLYSIVPFFAFFLKNALHVAAYIPTSVDLLLTMTLCSLVGTLPAGIASDRFSKKGLMFGAIAGLGVGAVGLALAPGLQVAVAVAIPIGIGWGAYYSVDWALACNLLPADRAGALMAIWNIGAAGPQVLAPLIGGVFVDLMGASSGDLGLAYRWLFALVAVYLALGAVALAFVREPVRTPPEGMAVKPR; via the coding sequence ATGACCGCCGATACCAAAGCGAATCCGCGAAACCCCAATCCGGCCGCGCTTTCGTTTTACTGGTTCGCTTTGGAGGCCCACTGGGCGGCTTTGCTCGGCGCCGCGCTTCAGGGTCAGATCGCCCGGTTTGCCGATCCGTCGTTCGTCGGGCGGGCGTCCGCGATTCTACTCGGTTTGGGGGCGCTGTTCGCGATCGCTTCGCAGTATGTGGCAGGGCGCGCGTCCGACCGCGCACGGCGCCGTTTGCCGTTCGTGGTGGCAGGAACGCTGTGCGACATCGCGGCGTTGTTCGCATTCGCGCTCGCGCCGTCGTTCATCGCCGTCATTGCCGCGTTCGCGGCCGTTCAGATCTCGCTCAATACCGCCAACGGTCCATATCAAGCGCTCATTCCTGACCGGGTCGACCCAAGCCGTCATGGCCGGGCGTCCGCGGTGATGGGTCTTTTCCGGCTCGGCGGCAACGCCGCGGGATTCGTTCTCGCGCGCATCTTCGTGCACCAACCCGGACCGGGTCTGAGCATCGCGGATTTCCAACACGGGCTCGTACTGCTCGCCGTCGCGATTTCCGTGCTGCTGCTCGCCGGCATGCTGACCACCGTTTTTTCCATCGCAGAGCAGCCGCTCTCCGCAGAAGCGCCGACGGGCACAGCGGCGGTTCCGCCGGAGTTCTGGACGCACAAGAAGTCGTTCGTCGCGCTGCTTGTTTCGCGCTCGCTCGTCAGCCTCGGATTGTATTCGATCGTTCCGTTCTTCGCGTTCTTCTTGAAGAACGCGCTGCATGTCGCCGCCTATATTCCGACGAGCGTCGACCTGCTCCTGACGATGACGCTCTGCTCGCTCGTGGGCACGTTGCCGGCGGGCATCGCAAGCGACCGTTTCTCGAAGAAGGGCCTCATGTTCGGCGCGATCGCAGGCCTCGGCGTGGGCGCGGTGGGACTGGCTCTCGCCCCCGGTCTGCAAGTCGCCGTCGCCGTTGCGATTCCTATCGGCATAGGGTGGGGCGCCTATTACTCCGTCGACTGGGCGCTCGCATGCAACTTGCTGCCCGCCGATCGCGCCGGGGCGCTGATGGCGATTTGGAATATCGGCGCTGCCGGGCCCCAAGTGCTCGCGCCGCTCATCGGGGGCGTCTTCGTCGATCTCATGGGTGCGAGCAGCGGCGATCTCGGCTTGGCTTATCGCTGGCTGTTCGCCCTCGTGGCTGTGTACCTTGCGCTCGGCGCCGTGGCGCTGGCATTCGTGCGCGAACCGGTTCGCACGCCGCCGGAAGGAATGGCCGTCAAGCCCCGATAA